The Candidatus Woesearchaeota archaeon DNA window CCTGTGGTTAATGGCATCATATGACCGGTACAAGGATGGAAGCTTCTATTGCTGGATGACAGGGGTCAAGCCAGAATATCGCGGCAAGGGCGTTCTAAAACTGATGATGGACCATCTGATGAAGTGGGCAAAGAAAGAGGGTTATAAAAGTATCAAGATAAAGACCAGGAACAATAGGAGAGAGATGCTTGCTTATCTTGTCAAGTACGGATGGAATATCCTGGAGATAGATGACAGGGGTTCAGTTGAAGAAAACAGGATAATATCAGAAAAGGAAATATGATTATTCTTCGTCGGGCTTTTTCTTCTTCTTGGTCTTCTTGATATCCTTCTCAAGATCAAGCTTCTCAAGAAGCTCTTTATACCTGTTCCTGATAGTGACCTCAGTCACACCCGCAACATCAGCGACTTCCCTCTGGGTCCTCTTCTCGCCGTGGATGAGAGCGCTGACGTACAATGCAGCTGCTGCAATGCCAGTCGGGCCTCTTCCGCTTGTCAGCTCAGCTTTCTGAGCCTTATCAAGGATCTCGACTGCCTTTGACTGGGTCTCTGCACTGAGCTTCAATGAAGATGCGAACCTCGCAATGTAATCTGCAGGATTGCTTGGAAGGATTGCAATACCAAGCTCTCTTGTTATGAACCTGTATGTCCTTCCTATTTCCTTCTTCTCGATGCTGGAAGCCTCGCTGAGCTCGTCTAGTGTCCTAGGCACATCATGACGCCTGCAAGCAGCATACAAGGCCCCTGCAACCACAGATTCCATTGAACGGCCTCTGACAAGGCCTCTCTGGACTGCCAAAGTATATATCCTGGCTGCTTCTTCCTCTACAGATTTCGGGAGCTTCAGGAAAGATGAGACCCTCTTCAGCTCTGCCAATGCGAGCTTGAGATTCCTCTCGATAGCAGTGCTTATCCTGTACTGCCATTTCCTGAGCCTGAAGAACTTGTTCTTTGATTTTCCGCCGAGCTTGTACAGGTCAGCCTTCTGGCCGACTTCAGTGCCCAATCCCTGGTCGAACTGAGTATAAGTCATAGGAGCACCAGTCCTTCTCCTGGCCTGCCCCTGATCAGAATCAAACTCTCTCCATTCCTGGGTGAAGTCCACCATCTTGTCTTCGATGACTAGACCGCAGTCTTTGCAAATGACCTCTCCCTTCTCCTTGTTCCAGAAAAGGTT harbors:
- a CDS encoding GNAT family N-acetyltransferase; amino-acid sequence: MASYDRYKDGSFYCWMTGVKPEYRGKGVLKLMMDHLMKWAKKEGYKSIKIKTRNNRREMLAYLVKYGWNILEIDDRGSVEENRIISEKEI
- a CDS encoding transcription initiation factor IIB; the protein is MAYVKKCPECGGINLFWNKEKGEVICKDCGLVIEDKMVDFTQEWREFDSDQGQARRRTGAPMTYTQFDQGLGTEVGQKADLYKLGGKSKNKFFRLRKWQYRISTAIERNLKLALAELKRVSSFLKLPKSVEEEAARIYTLAVQRGLVRGRSMESVVAGALYAACRRHDVPRTLDELSEASSIEKKEIGRTYRFITRELGIAILPSNPADYIARFASSLKLSAETQSKAVEILDKAQKAELTSGRGPTGIAAAALYVSALIHGEKRTQREVADVAGVTEVTIRNRYKELLEKLDLEKDIKKTKKKKKPDEE